The window agtgtATTTACAATGGAATGAACAAAAGTAACTTTTATAGTTCCGAATTACAAATAACTCGTATAATTTGGTTCGCTCATAAAAAAAAGTTGCCGTAATTTTAATTcttctttcatttaattaatcaaaataaaaaattacttcttatacatttgaatttgaaagtagtaataaaaaaagtaataaaatatatttgtatccTTTAATACTAATTGTCTAAATAGAATAAATTCAGTTAGAACTTTTTTATACTATTTCTCTTCAAAAACCTCTTATTTACACCACTtcttttcttattatatttatataatttttctttttaagacaATTATACCTTGtttgattgatatatatttttatcatccTTAATGTAAGCTGAAGGTAAATACAAATATACCATACAAAGAAAGtgaaatttctattttaaaatattattctttttctaaaatattattttgtttgaaaaaatgaaagaaaaaaatgttctCTTCAACCTTATTATTACAACTTAACTACCGAAAATGgcttaatttatataaaaaatcgaTTAATGAACTATCGAAAATAGGTGTATAAATTTTTGCAGTCCCTCCACCATTTAAATAGAGGtgttaaagattttttttaagttgatcTTTAATTGTCCTTATCCTTATAAGGAGACGACCCAAAACTCTTCAATTTCCAATTTCATGGATATCATCAAGTACTAGtaagagtaaaaaataatagtaaattaataatataattcaattactaataaaaaaattaataatataattcaaagataaaaaaatatataatgtatcaTTGAATTAGTGGTTAAATATAAGAAGGTAAAacttgaataaaagaaaatgtatataaatatatattgagaaaCTTCTAACTCAACAAAAACTCATGTATGTAAGGTAAAAGTTTGGATCTTCgcaaagttattttaaaaaaaagattaaatatttgagataggaaaaatagtaaataaataaaattaataaaaaagagttTATAAAGAATAAGTAAGAGggtatttgaaaaaaattaaaaaattaaaaaatatatattttgtgttaaaatatttaataggatgacatattataatatgttatctaaaatgttaaatattttttacttgaaaatgacttatttaaaaataatgaatattttaaagagAAATTTAATAGATTCGTATTTTAAGAGCAGATTTCAAAATCAGTCAATAACTTAAGGGTAAATATATATGTTAGcctatatcaaattataaaaccCTACTCATTTAATTAgcattaattgttattttttatattaataacattcatttaattcatttaaagtACTCCACGTTTATTGAATGTTTTATtatcttcaatattttttactcCACAAAAGTaacctaatttaattaaagaaataaaatattggttCTACAATCAATGGCCAACATGCTCAAaactacaaataataataataaattacttggaaagatttttaaaatttattttagttttttttttatgagaagtgagtgagtatatatatatcgaATAGAGTTCACGAACGAACGTAAATTCTCAATCGTCGTCCAATTTGCAGAAGATGAAGCAAAAAGAGAAATGTTCTTCAACACATGGTTAGATTCCACGAGATAGTGCAATGAATCAATCACTGAATGCTGGCTGGCTGGCTACCTTCAGAAATGGAGTAGAAAATTTTCCTGTTTGTAGACATGTATGGATCCTATCTCATTTGGTTTATAATTTTACAGTATTTTTCATCCTCATCCGTCCCTTGATTGTATTCGTATTAATCTCTTTCAGATGTCGCATCATCGGTCTTCATTCATGGATGACACTTGATAGTAGTTAATTGCTGTCTGCGCCTACTAATTATCTAGGATTGGACTGGAGGAGGACCGCATTTGATGACTTGTCGGTAACTGAAGCTCGGTCATCATCAAGACTAGTTGAATGATTCTCCCGAGATGTGACGTCTGAATTCCGTATCTCAAGGAAGTTCCGGTTTGTTTCCTTTTGCTGATCGATCATCAACTTGAGTTGTTTCCCTTGTTCTTCAATCTTCACCTGTAAACTCCGCTGAATCTGATCATTccaatgaaaaattaaattagaaacaACTCTGAACTAATTAAATTCCTGATTAGTGTATGTCTTTGTCATTTGTATGCAGAATCTATGAAACTTGCTTACCTCAAGCTGCTCGTAAAGACGCCTCTGGACATCCAGCTGCAGCTGAAGTGCCTCTTTGATTTGCATACCACTGTCACAAATAAGGGAGGAAGGTATGAGAATAATAGGTTTCATGGATTAATCTTAACACAAATTCATGAACAGATGTTACGTTTGTATGTCAATCTGAGGAATTTCATTTGTTCTTGTCTTCTTCTCTGACTTTCCTGTAATGGAAAGAAGGCGTGCATCAGCTTGTTAAATGGATAAACCTGCTAGATTTGAAAAGATAATCAAgttgttcataattttttagTCTTATAGGAACTGATTTAGCTGATGGCATGGATGAAGGGGTCTATCTGAATACTATCTTGGTAGATGTTCGCCAATTTGGCCGTTAGTGTTCTCTCCCAGTTGACGCAAGTCATGTAATAGAAACTAGATGTCGTCGTCTCGCCTAGGGGATAGGTTTCACCAGTCTCTAAACCAAGCTTTATAGTAGAAGGTACCTCTAAAAGAGGTTACTCATATATGCCAATTCATTCTAAATTGCTGAATCAGCATTAGGATCCACATAGAGCAGTtcaatttttctttgaaaaacgTTCATATACTGCTAATCTAGAACATAACTTCATTCCTGGTGAGGACTTTACCTTCTGCAGATCCTGGTATGTGCCTTGCCATCCTATATTTCTGTAGATTAATTTAAGATAGATGAGAAATAAAATGTTGGTGAAAAGGGTGCCTTATGATTAAAAGATGGAACTATTATCCTGAAAAGTCCAATTCTCAGGTACCTGCAGATGACTTTTCACATGAAAGATAGTCAACCCCTTTGATTCCATTAGCACTAGGATAGCTTTTGGTGTTGCCTCTGGAATTCATCAACTAAGGGTTAGTATGCGCTGTTTGAAGCTCATATATATTTCTAGTTGCAAGATATCTTGTACATATTAATTACTTACTATCTGCACCGCCCAGGTGATTCACACAGTCAACAAATCGATCGTGGAGTTCTTGAGTCCATCGGATTCGTGTTTTGCTTGGAAGGACTGTGCCAGGTGAAACAGACCTCCCTGGAAGTCCTGCAGCCTGACCCAGGTTTGAAAGTTGAGAACCAAACAAGTTTTCATATTCCTAGATGAacacaaacaaaaatgaaaaaaaaaaagaggacattttttttaatgtattactCTAAACCATGACGAATATATTGAGATCTAACAAAGAGAAATACTTACTATTCTATCGTGATGTTCATCAAAGGGGCTGGAAGTTGAAGGGTGTCTCCTTTCTTGTGTTTCGAGATCACCCAACAACTGTCTTTTGAGCTGCAGAATACAATCTCTTTCTGTAAATATGTTGCGGGGAATTGCATTCGAGCTTTCAGATGCACTGTGATGATTTGGATGTATGATATAGTTGGGTGTCATACCAGATAACTGCATGCTTTGGTTTTGTTGAAAGTTAGGGTCAGACTGTTCATGTACATCCACATAGAAGCCACCTTCCATTGGTGATGGATTATAAGATACGATCCGAAGATCATAATTTCCAAGATTTTGGGATGTTGAAGTAGGAGTTGTGGATTCTTGATCATACTGTGGAAAACCCATGTATCTTTCAGTCGCATAAAACGCAGAGACTGGAGATCCAACATGACCAATGATGGTACTGGACGAATCTGCAACCATGGCAGGTGGTTGACTTCCCATCTCCATTTGATATTGAGGCTGTGAATCTAAACGGCAATCAAGTCCTAACCCATGGCTATGTTGCGTTGTCCCTTGACAACCATTCTTTTGGGTGTTCATTTAGAGATGAGGAGAGGAGTAGAAACCAAAGTCAGCTGTTCTTTAATTTTCTCAACGGCAAGTACAGATTGGGTTCAAATGCCTTTCATCAGATTCCTAACAAGTTGAAAGAATGCAAAATCTGGCGGGTCGTCTTCAGAGTTCTACTCTTGCCAGGTTCCCATCATATGCTTTCGAGACTTTGGGCTATAAGTTAATATAAATGTCTTTAATTATGTTCCTTGTTTCATTCTTCATAAGGATAGGCATGACCAATCATCGTTGACAAAACCAAGGCTTTaacccaataaaaaaaatagttatgaaTGAAAACCCccctataaaataataaaaaactgaattggaaataaattatttagtaacTTAAACATTGAGCTCGAGATGATTTGGCATTTGTTgcttaataatttaatactagGACAAACCATTATCTTTTCATTTGTTgcttaataatttaatactagGACAAACCCATTATCTTTTCATATGtgcatttattttattttttttctaaaatctatcatatatatatatatatatatgagaaatgattagatgagagaatttggtaagagaatttgatgagggaatgacttagcataatcttattcgctgaaaaaatcaaataatttatctcttttatctctttcctcacacttttatatttccaaaccaatgaaggtgatgtcaagtcattccctcaccaaattccctctctttatcactcctctctctctatatatatatatatcttttttattaatatatttttttaataaagaagaactaacatgacacttCACGCCCCACTTAATCTCAAAACGCTTTCAGATAAAATCGAATAAGTgacattttaatcttttaaaccGATTTTTATCATTGAGTTACTTGGTGggattatttatctatatttatatcatttgaATTATGGACCAGGAAAATCATTGTACTAGTAACATCATAAAGTAAAGAAGAATTACAAATTCAATGTTAAATTTcctcattttgatgatttgggATTGAACAAGTAACTGAAACCCAATTCATCAATTCACAACTAGGTTCTCGTTAATGTTGACAAGGGCGGTGGGATTGAATAGAAGAAAATACAATCTTTCACTTAACTTCATTTAAtgtagataattttttttctttcttaatttgaCTTGCTGAAATTTTGATATTTGCGGGCTTTCTTGCCAATATAGTGTAGCTGAAAAGGTAGTTGGTTCATCCCCTGATTGGTACTTTCAAAAGAAATGTATACTTTCTTGATTATCCAAAAACTGAATGTAAGAGGtcaatctataaaaataaaagaatccAAATGCATGTTTTAAGCAAGTAGTTGTtctttaatatgtatatttagTTGACCTATATGCTCATTTGATAAGagattctttttctttctttgtttagaaGAACCATTCATATCATTTATCACATTGACAATCAACAATAATTTCTTTGAAGTTCTATTAATCGCtgttattgtttatattattttatttgtttctcatATTTAAGATATGCGAGGAAATTCCATGACATCTATGGTGACTTCATTGGCatgtacaaaaaaaatatttatataaattctttAACAGCTTCTTTATGTATGTTGGTgggagaaataaaaaaaaaaaggtgagAAGAATTTTTCTCAAGTCTTGTGGTTGATAGAGCATCTCCATTTGCGGCTACATGAACATGCAAAGCATTAAAAGTACTGAATAATCGtgttaacattaaataataatgtttgatAATATCTGTACTGGACCCACATTAAcatgtttattttgttatttccATTTTGTAGGTTTTAATTTTCATGCATCTAGAATCTGGATTATGATGTCCGCTTTACACGCGTCATAATCTTGTAATAGGTAACTATTACATGATTAAACTAAAGTCTTATCTCTTGGCCGGCATTAGTATTGATCAAATTAATTGGTTCTATATGCTTCGTTTGAAAAAAAACATGTGTATCtgcatgatttttttttttctaaatgcTGGACTAAACCCAGAATGATCTCCACTtcaatacaaatatttgaatgagattcaacataaatatatatgaagacTCATATTGCTTTGTTAATGTTTTGATCAGAATTTGAAGAAAAGACAATTCTTAAGAAGACAAATGGGACAGGTGCTGGCAACATAGTTTTTTCCTTGACCTTGTCTTATGGTTGTGGCTCCTAGCTAGCTGGCTGGATGGATGGAAATTGTCCCTTTGTAGCCTTGGAAGGGCAAGAAATAGAGGTTGGTTTCTTAATTTGACTGATTCATATACATTAAAACTGCTTCCCCAATAAAGGAATCaagataataataacaatagtTCTGAATCCATCATGTGACTGTTGAATAggtttttaattaaacatttcTCCTTTGAAATTGTTGCCTTCTTCTACATAGGACGAAGGACCGGCAGTTGTTGCCTCTAATCCCCAaaaaaggtatatatatataaaaaaaaataaaaaatcaaaactcaaaagaaaaattattagagATGAATTTGTGAGCTCATAATTGTTTACTTACTCAATATTTATACTAATTATGAAAGCCCAATAAGAGTTAAGGCCCAACTGCTATGATCCTTGACCTAATTACttatttttgaaatgttgtAGATGATTGAGATGTTAGCTTCATTGATTGGCTTTCTGGGTATCTTTGATTTTTAAAACTTGTACTTCACCGACCAATTAAATTCAGCACTGACTGTCATCAAATCCCTAGTTTCAGTTTTCAGAGAACTGGGAGATGAAATGGGCAAAAAAACAGGTTGAATCTCAAAATAGGAGTAAAGGAAGAAGACATAGCATAAAAATAAGGTCAAACCGTTTGTAGTTGCTAAGGCAAGGTCTCGATCTAGGGCTAAGGAAGTTTCGGATAAAGCCAACGGTAGCCAGTGAAAATGGCGTGCAGGAGGTGAAAAGTGAAAAGTGAAAATGGTGAGAAAGGTTTGATattggttattttattttaacaaaaacacATCTATTTCgtttaaaaaaacatcaaacaagtgtAGAAAAGAAAATGTTAGTAGAAAATATTTGAGTGTTAAAAAAAAGGGTTAAGGtctatttttaatcatttttggGATGGAGTAGGGTTGAGGGAAACAAATATCATTATGGTCCAATCCCTAATTATACCAATAAAAATGTCTCAAACAGaacaattttgaataaaaaatcgcataaaatatgataaatgtcATCCTAGTGACAATAGTCTTGCTAAGGTTTTTTCGAGTCAGATTGAAGCGACAATCTATAAATATTGATGTATG is drawn from Impatiens glandulifera chromosome 3, dImpGla2.1, whole genome shotgun sequence and contains these coding sequences:
- the LOC124929672 gene encoding myb family transcription factor PHL5-like; translation: MNTQKNGCQGTTQHSHGLGLDCRLDSQPQYQMEMGSQPPAMVADSSSTIIGHVGSPVSAFYATERYMGFPQYDQESTTPTSTSQNLGNYDLRIVSYNPSPMEGGFYVDVHEQSDPNFQQNQSMQLSGMTPNYIIHPNHHSASESSNAIPRNIFTERDCILQLKRQLLGDLETQERRHPSTSSPFDEHHDRIEYENLFGSQLSNLGQAAGLPGRSVSPGTVLPSKTRIRWTQELHDRFVDCVNHLGGADKATPKAILVLMESKGLTIFHVKSHLQKYRMARHIPGSAEGKSEKKTRTNEIPQIDIQTGMQIKEALQLQLDVQRRLYEQLEIQRSLQVKIEEQGKQLKLMIDQQKETNRNFLEIRNSDVTSRENHSTSLDDDRASVTDKSSNAVLLQSNPR